In Hamadaea flava, a genomic segment contains:
- a CDS encoding CHAP domain-containing protein: protein MTTVRRAARAALLTVLATAAALVAAAPAAHAAETVGARATVATDGTPLNIRTGPGTGTAVVGQLPDDAAITVYCVVQGQAVTGPWGTTTWWDKIDPVADRYVTDALVYTGTMDPVAALCGSSHQDKPSSQITDPAAYPYANGNPAQADGMGYYRRECVSFAAWAVTHDAIADNNTDLSWLGNAWMWGYDPRATRRTGTPQPGDIAWWDRNTISELGHVAYVAQVTDTAVLIYEYNGFGDHQLRTDHWIGLNEPSAYLKL, encoded by the coding sequence ATGACCACCGTCCGCCGAGCCGCTCGCGCCGCGCTGCTCACCGTGCTGGCCACCGCGGCCGCCCTCGTCGCCGCGGCCCCGGCGGCCCACGCCGCCGAGACCGTCGGCGCCCGCGCGACCGTCGCCACCGACGGCACCCCGCTCAACATCCGCACCGGCCCCGGTACCGGCACAGCCGTCGTCGGGCAGCTGCCCGACGACGCCGCGATCACCGTCTACTGCGTGGTCCAGGGCCAGGCCGTCACCGGACCGTGGGGCACCACCACCTGGTGGGACAAGATCGACCCGGTGGCTGACCGGTATGTCACCGACGCTCTGGTCTACACCGGCACCATGGACCCCGTCGCCGCGCTGTGCGGCTCCAGCCACCAGGACAAGCCCAGCAGCCAGATCACCGACCCGGCCGCCTACCCCTACGCCAACGGCAACCCCGCGCAAGCCGACGGCATGGGCTACTACCGGCGCGAATGCGTGTCCTTCGCCGCCTGGGCCGTCACCCACGACGCCATCGCCGACAACAACACCGACCTGTCGTGGCTCGGCAACGCCTGGATGTGGGGCTACGACCCCCGCGCCACCCGCCGCACCGGCACGCCGCAGCCCGGCGATATCGCCTGGTGGGACCGCAACACCATCTCCGAACTCGGCCATGTCGCCTACGTCGCCCAGGTCACCGACACCGCCGTCCTGATCTACGAGTACAACGGCTTCGGCGACCACCAACTGCGCACCGACCACTGGATCGGGCTGAACGAGCCCAGCGCCTACCTCAAGCTGTGA